Below is a window of Polyangiaceae bacterium DNA.
ACCGGAGTGGCCGGTCAGGCATTCGATGAGCACTGGGCCTGGCACGAGCGGAGGCCAAAGCTCCTCGCGACGGAGAGCCGCCAGCAGGGCGCTCGTCCGTTGTGAGCGCTCGGCCAGGCGGCTCAGGCCGCCCGAATCCAAGACGAAGATCGGCATGGCAGGCGTCAGCTCGCGCGCCGCGCCGTGCGACGAGGACGGGTCATCCGGTGGACGATCGCGTCGGCGCGCGCCTTGTCTGCGCGGGCCGGCTTGCCGACCTCCTGCTCCAGCTCTCCGAGGTACTCGTCGAGCAGAGCGATCTGCTGCCGCCGACGTAGCTCGGAGCGCACGGCCTCCTGGAGGAGCTCGGACGGCGAGAGGCCGGTGCGTTTGACCTCGCGATGAAGGTCGTCGGGCAGGTAGACCTGAATGCGCGGCATACGCCTATTGTACACACACGCGTCACGCCTCGCCATGGCCTGTTCTCACTGTCGAAGAGGTCGCCGACCTCATGCGCGTAGACCGCGAGACCGCCTACGCCGCGATCGCCGACGGGGGCGTCCCGGGCGTTCGGCGACTGGGGCGATGCATTCGCGTTTCGCCCGACGTGTTCGTTCGCTGGCTCGAGGAAGGCGACACGAAGGCGCGGGCCCGATGAGCGTCCGGCGTAGGAAGTGGGTCGATCGTCAAGGCGTCTCGCACGAGGCATGGGCGATTGACGTTCAGGTCGTTCGTCGCCCAGCCCCTCGCGTCGTTCGTCGTACCAGGCTGCCGCGTCGTCGAGCTCGTCCTCGGCTTCAGCGAGGAGAACGAGCTTCACGGCGGGCTTTCAGGCGAGCGGTGATGCGTTCTCGCGCATCTTCCCAGTCCACGAGCCTCGCGCTTCCGTCGGCGACGGCCTGAGCGCGACGATCGAGCTCGGCGACCCAAGCCGCGGCGGCGTCGGGGTCGGCCTCCTCGTGTAGGCTCTCGAGCAGAACCCGAGCCAGATCGGCCCGAGCATCCGCCGGCAGGGCCAGGGCTTCAGCGCGCAGTTTGTCCGCGTTCACGGGAGTCATCATAGCGCCAAACATGGTCTTGGCACGACGTCTGGGTCCGCCCAGACCCGGATCCCCGGCACGGCGGTTGGCCAAGGGGGCAGCGCAACATGGAGCCGGTCGATGCGCTGATCACGCATCAACCAAGCTCCCTGTCCGGTGGAGGCGCCGGGAATCGAACCCGGGTCCGGGGGATCATGGGGAGGCGGTCGTGATGCTAGTTCAGCATCAACTCGGCTCGATTCGCGTTTGGCTGGACCCGTTTGGTTCCACGGAGATCCCGGAAATGGCGCGAGGTCGCGGGACATGGGCGTGACATGACTTCGGCGTTCGTTGTCGGCGCAATTCAGGTCTTGCCCGCCTGGGGGAACTCGCTGGACGCCGCGATGTCTGCCTGCCCATGACTGATGTTCCAGCGCAGCCCCGATTTGTACTTCGCAGAGTGGTGAGGGGAGAAACCGTCCCTGCAGTCGGCGAGGAGGTCAACCTGAACCACCTGCCTGCCGTGGGCGATGAATTCGAGGAGCTGCGTCTTGCCCGGGACCAAGCTGCCCTCGTTCAGGACGACGAGCCGGACGGGAACACCATCGTTGTTTGCGACGCGACGACGGGGCGCCGAGTCGGGTAGTGCGCGGTCGAGCTTTCCCCCCCCAGGCAGGACGGCTTCCTGGCTGCGGCCAGCCCTCCAGGCAAGCCGTACGGGAGCGCGGCCTTGGAGTGGTGTCGACCAGTCATGTTCCGGGGCTGAGCTTTTCGCCTCGGCAGGAACTGCGCGGGGCAGGGTGCCCGGCCCGCGTGCCCACGGCCTGACCAAGGTCAACGCACAGTAGGGCGACCCGCGGTAGGATGCCGAGCTCAGGGAGGAGTCATGGCGAGACAGATTCTCACGGCCGCAGCGGTTGCCGTGGGCGGCGCGCGCGCGGCGGCTCTTGCCTTCGCCACCCTGGCGCTTGCGTGTGGGGGTGTGGCACCCGCGTCGGACTTGGCCAAGCCGCCGGAGTACAAGCCTGCTGGGGAGGCGAAGTGCAAGGTCACGAAGAGCCAGGGCAAGCCACTCGTCGTGGAGTGGCCGTCCGGCGACCGGGCTGAGCTCGAGGCGCGCACACGGGATGGCGTTGTGGTGGTTCGATATTCAGGCTGCGAGTTGCGGATCCTCCCGGAGTGTTCGGCAAAGGGCGCGTACGCGTACATGCCGGTCACGCCCAAGTCGGACCTCGTGACCATTCGCGACGAAGACGAGCTGTACGCGAACATCCCGGTTGGCGCGGCGGGCTTGGAGGGCACGCTCAAGAAGACCGGCCAGCTCAACGTGTCCACCACGACCGTTGGGCGTTACGTGGCGTATCCTTCTGCTGCCTACCGCGACGAACTCCGGGGTGCTTGCGCTGGGGCCACCCACATCATCTCCGGATTCACCGTGGGTGCATTCGAGTTCTTCGCTGGCGCCGACGCTTCGGTGGCTGGCGGCGCCTCGGTTCTCGGTGCCGGTGTGGGTGCGTCGAGCAAGGCTCAGAGGAGCACCCTCTCGTCAGATGGCGACGCCCGGGCGTGTCGCGGTGCTCCCTCGGGTCCCAACGCTCCACCCACGGACTGTGGGGCACTCATCCGACTGGAAACCGCTGAAATCCTCACGCCCGGCCAGACGCGGGCGACTCACAGCAGCAAGTCGCGCATCGGGACCTGGGTGGCTGCGGGGAAGATGTGCAATGGGATTGGAGTGCAGACCCAGGGGCTGCGGCAAACCCTGGTCGTGAGCGAAACCGAGATCACCGCGACCATGAGCACCAAAGACTGCACTGTGACCAACGCGCACGTCCCCATCCGGGGCGACGACGCGCTGGTGGGGGCTGGGAAGATCAGCTGTGCGCCGCACCCGTGCACGATCTCGTACAAGGTCAGCGCTAACGACGGGTCGTCCTTCGATTTCAGCAAGGTCTGCCCGGACGAGTTGCCGATCGTGATGCCGGTCATGCTCGGTGGTGGGGGAGACCTGCTCTTCCTAACCACGGGAGACGCGAAGATCGCCTGCCTCGAGACTTTCGTTCGGCAGGGCGCGGCCCCCGAGATCCCTGCCACGGCTGGTTCGGAAGACGACGCCCCCGCCAGACGAGAACCGAAGGCGGCGCCCCGGGAACGGCGGGCGCCCGCGATTCCGCGGAGCGCAGGCCAATCGCATGCGGCGAGCTACGTGCTTGGTGGCATCGGAGTCACAGGATTGACGGTGGGTCTCTTGACGGGCGGGATGGCGCTCGGCAAGAAGAATACAGTGGACAGCGAATGCGACGCGGCCAGCCGTACCTGCACGCCGGAGGGCCTCGACGCAGCGAAGTCGGGGCGAACCTTGAGCACCGTTAGCAACGTGAGTTTCGGGGTTGGGATCATCGCGTTGGGCGCCGCGATCTACTTGATGCTCGATTCTGATGAGGCTCCCAACGCGGCGGTCCTGCGCGGTCCTGGACCGCAGGGGCCCGCTGCCGTGTTCAACGGGGTCCGGTGGTGACCAGGGTCCGAAGCGAACTTTTCGGTGTCGCGTCCGCGGCTCTTTGGATCGCAGCGTGTGCCGATATCCTCGGCGCCGACTTTGGAGATTATGGGCCTGCGACCTCCGGTGGCGGCATTGGCGGGGCTGACGCATCCAGTGGCGGTGGCGTGGGCGGCATCGGAGGCGCGGGCGGCGCATCCGGCGCGAGTGGCGGGACCAATCCTGGCGGCGGCAGCGGCGGGGCAGGAGGGAGTGGGGGTGGCGGCGGGACGAGCCTCGGCGGCAGTGGTGGCGCGATCGGCGGCACCGGCGGCGCGATCGGCGGCAGTGGTGGCGCGACCGGCGGCACCGGCGGCGCGACCGGCGGCACCGGCGGCGCGACCGGCGGCAGTGGTGGCGCGACCGGCGGCACCGGCGGTGCTGATGCCAGCGACGGCGCCGGCGACGTGAACACTGACAGTGGAACGGACGTGAGCACGGACGCACCTGACGCGACGGTCGGTTGCCCCACGCTGCCCGGGCCAGTGCTGCGGCAGGTTCCCGCTCCCGGTGGGGGTTCCTATTGTATCGACAGCACCGAGGTCTCGAAGACGCATTATGCCGCCTTTCTCGCGACGAACCCGACCACGGCAAACCAACCGGCGCACTGCGCGTGGAACGTGTCGTTGCTTCCGACGAAGGAATGGCCGGCTGCGACGGGCACCGGCGACCGCCCTGCGGTTTGGCTGGACTGGTGCGATGCGCGTGCTTACTGCGCGGCCGTCGGGAAACGATTGTGCGGCAAGATCGGTGGGGGGAGCACGGACTTCGGCTCGTGGAACGTTGCCGCGCATAGCCAGTGGTTCAATGCGTGTTCGTCAGCTGCGACAGTCGGCTCCCCGCTCGCGTATCCGTACGGGAATAGCTACCTTCCGACTGCGTGCAACGGCAACGACAACGGCGCATCGTTCGACATGCTCGATGTGGGCAGCCAACCGGGTTGCCAGTCGGCCCAGAGCGGGTTCTCCGGCGTGTTCGATCTCAGTGGCAACGCATTCGAATGGGAGGACGCTTGCAGTGGTGCCAACGGGCCGGCAGACAAGTGTCGACTCCGGGGCGGCGGCACGAACGAGAGCGCCTTGGGGTTGCGCTGCGACTACGACCTCGGGATCTTTGCTCGAGACTTCACAAACGACTTGGTTGGGTTTCGATGCTGCTACCCGTGAAGGGAGCCGCCAGGGTCAGGAATTCAGCAGCCTCCGGAACGCCGGGACGTAGGACGGAAGAACCAGCGGAACGCGATCGTAGAGTGTCTGCACCACGCTTGAGAATCCAGGAAAGAGCGTCGATGCCGTAACGCCATGCTCGTCGAGAAGCTGGAGTAGCTCCGGTGCTCGTCCTATCGGCAGGCAGATCTTCACGAGCCCTGGGCTGTAGTCGCGCACATCACGGAGGAGCGGGTCGCTCGCAGTCTGATGCGCTTGCGCGATGGCTTCATCCAGTGCTGGTGGCGTATATCGCATCGCGGACGATGGCCCGGTATAACGGTCGATCGTGAAGACCCCCGACTGCGCATGCACGCGCGGATTTGATGCGCTTGGCGTCTGGATCAGAGCGAAGCGCTTGGAGAAGCCGAAGAGGCGCGCATAGAACGGTTTGTTGAGGCACCAGACGGCGAGGTGAGTCGGCGGCGCAGACGGGCGAGCGCGAGTCGTCGTCGTAGAGGCACGGCCGTCGCGAGGACCGGTATTCGCTGCCTCGGTGATGGCGTCGTGCGCCGCGAAGTACGCTGCCGAGAGGGGGTTGCGGCTCCAGTCGAGCAGGCGTGTGGGAAGGCCGAAATGTTGGGCCAGTGCGAACGCTTCGAGGAGGTGATCCGGGGGCCACCACTCGCCGTCTTCGACGCTCCGGTCCATGGGTTTCCAGAGCGCCTCGTCCGCGCCGTCCAGGTCGCGGATGGCGTTTGACGTCCCCGGCACATGCAGGCCGACACGGTTCGCTTCGGAGACGAAGTCCCGTATCGCAAGTACCTCGAGACGCAGGGTGTCGCTGCGCGTGCGCGTTCGCCAAGCGTCGAATTCATCGTGGTGCGGCAGTGCTTTTCGGAAAATACTTGGAAGCAGCTCCCACCGCGCGTCGCCGTGGCCGCGGAAGTACCACGATCGTGGAGAGCTTTTCCCTTTCTTGTACCACCGCGCAGTGCCCGGCATGAGCGTGCGCAAGAACTCGACGGGGCGCTCGAAGTGATATTCCCCGATCGGCTGCGGCTTGGCCATGCGCACACGGTAGTCCACCTGCTGCTCAACGCCATTCGCTGCGGCTCCGGAGCTGTGCCCGTGGCATGCTGCCCGCGGCTCAAGGCGAACCGGAGTTCGGGAAACGCTTGATGGATACCTGCGCGGCGACCGAAACAAGCCGCGTCAGATCGAGTTCATACGGGCGCCCCACGGGTGCGGGTAGGCGGCTCGGCATCGGGCTCTACGCCTGCCTCCGATCCTGGCATGATGCCCAGGTGTCGGACCCGCTCAGCATCGGATTGGCGTCGCGCGCGTGGTACCATGACACACTCGACCGCTTCCGTGCGACGCTCCCCGATGCGATCCTCGGTCGCCTCGTTGCGAACAGCGCATTTGCTGTGCTGGAGAACCAGCGCGACGCGTGGCGCGCTGAGATCGCGTTTCTCCAAGACAGCCTGGCCGGTCTGAGCGGATCGCTCTTCCTCGAATTCAGCATCCCTCGCATGGGTAGGAGGATCGACGCCGTCCTGCTGATCGGCCCCGTCGTCTTCGTCGTCGAGTTCAAAGTAGGCGCGACGAACTTCGACGCTGCGGCGATTGATCAAGTGTGGGACTACGCGCTCGATCTCAAGAACTTCCATGGTGCGAGCCACCCACTTCCGATCGTACCGATCCTGGTCGCGACCGAGGCGTCAACCGTCTCGGTTCCGCCGCCGCGAACCGACGCCGACGGCGTCTACCGGCCAATCGCCGTCGACCGCTCCGCATTCCGCGCCGCGATCGATCTCGTGTTCGAGGGTTCGAGCGGTGAGCCCGTCGACGCGCAGCAGTGGCTCGCCGCTCCCTACCTCCCGACTCCGACGATCGTCGAGGCTGCGCGCGCACTATACGCGCAGCATTCAGTCGAAGCGATCGCCCGGCACGACGCCGGTGCGGAGAACCTGCGAGTCACCTCGCAGCACATTGAGGAACTGATTGCCGAAGCCAAAAGAGCGAAGCGCAAGGTCGTTTGCTTCGTCACCGGCGTCCCCGGCGCGGGGAAGACCCTGGTCGGCCTCAACGTCGCTACACGTCGCCGCGACGCAGACGCGGCCGCGCCAGCCGTCTATCTATCAGGCAATGGCCCCCTCGTTGCCGTCCTCCGCGCGGCGCTTACCCGTGACGAGATCGCGCGCCAGAAGGCCCTCGGCAACCAGGTGCGGAGAGGCAAAGTCGGGGAAAGCGTGAAGGCATTCATCCAGAACGTGCACCATTTCCGCGACGAAGCGATCATCGATAGCGGCCCACCCGCCGAACACGTCGCCATCTTCGACGAGGCCCAGCGCGCTTGGACGCTCAAGCAAACGGCTTACTTCATGCGCCGCAAGAAGAACCTGCCGGACTTCTCGCAGTCCGAGCCCGAGTTTCTGGTTTCGTACATGGACCGCCATGCCGACTGGTCGGTTGTCGTCTGCCTCGTCGGCGGTGGGCAGGAGATCAACATCGGTGAGGCGGGCATAGATTCGTGGCTTCAGGCTATTCAGTCCAAGTTTCCCGGCTGGCGAATGCACATTTCCTCGCGACTGACGGACGCCGAGTACGCCGCCGGTCATGCTCTCGACACCGTGCGGAGTCGGCCGGACACGTTCTTCGACGATTGCCTACACCTTTCGGTCTCGATGCGCTCCTTTCGCGCCGAAAACGTCTCTGCGTTTGTGAAGGCGCTGCTCGACCGCGACGTGCGGACCGCGGCAGCGACGTATGAACAGTTCGCCGACCGCTACCCGATCGCCATCACCCGCGACATCGAGGCTGCGAAGGCGTGGGTTCGGCGCCGTGCGCGCGGCTCTGAGCGATACGGCCTGGTCGCATCGTCAAAAGCGATGAGGCTGAAGCCGCACGCGATTGACGTGCGCGTGGATGTTGACCCGGTGCACTGGTTTCTGAACGACAAGGACGACACGCGCTCAAGCTACTATCTCGAGGATGCGGCCACGGAATTCCAGGTGCAAGGACTGGAACTGGACTGGAGTTGCGTGACGTGGGACGCAGACCTCCGATTTCATGATGACCGCTGGGGCTTCCATGACTTTCGCGGAAGCAAGTGGACGAACGTGAAGCATGCCGACAACCAGCGCTACTTGCTGAACGCTTACCGTGTCCTCCTCACCCGCGCACGCCAGGGCATGGTGATCTTTGTTCCTCCCGGCAACACCGCCGACCATACCCGCCCGCGCGAGTACTATGATGCGACGTTCGGGTATCTCGCCAAGGTAGGGTTGCCGACCGTGGCGTGACGGGATTTTAGCTCCGGGCCGCGACACGCTCGCCCACGTGGCGCCGGCCGAGTAGGAGCGCACCAAACGCACCATGTGCACTCGTTGCAGACGTGGCTCGCTCGGCATCCAGCGGATTCACTTCTGCTCGTATTCTTTGGCGCTCGCGCCGTCGCTGCCCGCGGGCGCAGGGTTCGCGCCGACTCCGCCGACCGACCCACCCGCGCTCTTCACGCCCGCGGTGCCTGCCGTGAGTGTGACCGTGCCGACCTTCGTCGGAGCGGTTCCATTCCAGACGAGCGCGTAGCTCGCGCCACCGGTTCCACCAGAGCCGGACCCGCCGTCGCCGCCAGTGCCCCCAGATGCGCCATCTCCTCCCTTGCCGACGCCGGTGGTGTTTGGCCCGCCAGTTGCTCCAGCCCCTCCGTTGCCACCGCCACCACCATTTCCCCCCTTGCCGCCGTCGCCGGCCTTCTGCGAAACCAACTCGACGTTGTCGAGCGTGGCGGAGCTCTGCCACACGAGGATCGCCACGCTCGCCCCGCCTCCTCCGCCACCGGTCGCCTTCTTGCCCCCGCAACCGCCCATGCCGCCTGCTCCGCCCGAGGCGCCGATACATGTGGGAAGACCAGTAGCCGCGCTCGCTCCGCCTCCACCGCCGCCCTGGCCCGGGAAGCCGTCGCCGGTGCCGTCGCCGCCGCTTGCTGGCGTGAAGCCGGCAGCGACAAAAGTACCGGCCGCGGGGGCCGCGGCGCCGGGCGATGCGGAATTCCCATTCGAACCCGGCTGGCCGGGGCTGCCGTTGGCCGGCGGGATACCTGACCCAGCGCCCTTGTTGTCCACGCCGGCGGGCGTGACGTTGTTGAGCGGCGTGCCCGGCGTCCCGTTGCCGCCCGCGGCAGTCTTCTTCGCATCGCCGCCGGCGCCTCCAAGAGACCCGCAAGCGCTCGCTGCTGGCCATGCGCCGCCCACCTGCGTTGCCGGTGCACTCGTGCATGTCGCCGCCGTGCCTTGCTGCGCAGAGCCAGGCGCGGCACCCGGAGCGCCGTTCGCCCCGTCTGTGCCTGGAGCGCCGTTCGCGCCTTTTCCAGCTGTGGCCTTCACGCGGCGCAGGGCGACGTTCGTGCTCGAGGCCACGAAGACCCCGAAGCTCGAGGCACCTGCTCCGCTCGCGTCTGCGGCGGTGATCTCGAGATCCTCCACTGTGAGGCTAGTCGCCACCGAGTTGATGCGCACTGCGGTGCTCGCGCCTACGAGCTTGGCCTTCGCCGTGGTCGAATAGGTCCACGCAGTACAGTCGAATCCCCCGTACAGCCCGGAGCCGTTCAGGGCGGAGAGATCGAGTGTCGTGGTGTCGGAGTACCCGGTGCCGTCGTCGCACGCATACACGCGCTTCTTTGCGCCGGCGGCGGCGCCGATGGCCTTGCTCAGGGTCTTGTAGGGCTTCGTCTTGGTGCCATCTCCCGTTGTGTCGTCGCCCTTGGGCGAGACGAAGACTCCGTACTGATCGTCGATGACGCAGGCCTCTTCGCTCGGGCTCTTCGTGGTGTCGCAGGTTCCCGAGTCGCCACCGGTGCCACCGGTGCCGCCCGTTCCACCTGTTCCCGAAGTCCCGCTGGTCCCGCCCGTTCCACCACCGCCACCGACTCCGCCCGTCGCCCCGCTTCCGCCAGTTCCGCCCCCGCCGCCGGTGCCCGCGCTGCCGCCGGTGTACGCGCCGCACGAGTCCGTGTCCTCGCACGAGCTCGACCCACATCCGGTGACGAGCGACCCGATGGCGACAGAGCTGCTCAACGCAGCGAGGCCCACGACGAAGAAGCTACGCATCTCGAATTCCCCTTAGAATCTTCCCTGAAGATGAAGCGACGTGCCGCGCGCGGTGACGCTCGGGACGATCATGGTGCCGCTGGACGAATCGGAAGAGCGCGGCCAGAGCAAAAACGTGAGCACTCCCCCCGCGGCCGCGACGCCGAAGCCCACGTAGCCGAAGGTCCGAAACTGCTTCGCGTCGTCGGAGAGCGAGGTGACTTCGGCGCACTTTTCCGCGGCGATGGTTCCGGGCCCGCACTTGTTCGTTCCCGGGATCTCGTCGAGGAGAGCGTCCTTGTCGCTCTCCTTGCCGGAGGCAGCGACGAGGAACCCAATTCCGGCGCCGAGGCCGACGATGCCCGCACCCAGCGCGATGTACGCGGGGACGGCGCTCTGCGGCTTTCCGCCGGTATCCGCCGCGGCACCCGTTGGGCCGGACTTCGAGCCGTTGCCGCCCGGCGGGGGAGTACTCGCAGGGCGAGCTGTGCCCGCCGGTCCCGCTGCAGCGTTCGCCTCGAGAGCGACGCGCACTGTCTTGCTTTCGCCTTTGGCCACCGTGAACGATCCGACATAGGTTTCGTGGCCGGCCTTCGTAACCCGGATCTTGCGCTCACCGGCCTCGACGAACGTGTCGTCGGCGATCGGCGACGTTCCGATCGTGGTTCCGTCGATCACCACCGACGCGCCGGCGGGCTGCACGTCCAGGCGCACCGTGGCGATCTCCTTCTTCGCCTTCTCGAAGCCTTCCGTCAGCCGCGCCTTCTGGTCCTGGGTCGTTCCCGCGAGCAAGTGCCGAAGCGCGAAGTCGAAGTGCTCGGCGGCGTCGCGATACTTGTTCAACGCGAGCTCGCAGGCGGCGAGGTTCGCGGCGATGTCGGGGCTCCGGTGGAGGGTCCACGCTTGCGTGTACAGGTCTCGCGCCTGGTCGAGCTTGCCACTCCCGTGCAGAGCCTTGGCCTTCTTGAAGAGCTCCGCCGCGCGGTCGAGCTCGACCGCGGTCGGCTTCGCCGGCTCCGCGTGCGTTACCGACGGTGCGGCGAGGGTCAGCGCCACGACGAGCGCGAGTCTAGTAGATCGGGCCATGCGCGCTG
It encodes the following:
- a CDS encoding helix-turn-helix domain-containing protein, encoding MRVDRETAYAAIADGGVPGVRRLGRCIRVSPDVFVRWLEEGDTKARAR
- a CDS encoding addiction module protein gives rise to the protein MNADKLRAEALALPADARADLARVLLESLHEEADPDAAAAWVAELDRRAQAVADGSARLVDWEDARERITARLKARREARSPR
- a CDS encoding SUMF1/EgtB/PvdO family nonheme iron enzyme: MGGIGGAGGASGASGGTNPGGGSGGAGGSGGGGGTSLGGSGGAIGGTGGAIGGSGGATGGTGGATGGTGGATGGSGGATGGTGGADASDGAGDVNTDSGTDVSTDAPDATVGCPTLPGPVLRQVPAPGGGSYCIDSTEVSKTHYAAFLATNPTTANQPAHCAWNVSLLPTKEWPAATGTGDRPAVWLDWCDARAYCAAVGKRLCGKIGGGSTDFGSWNVAAHSQWFNACSSAATVGSPLAYPYGNSYLPTACNGNDNGASFDMLDVGSQPGCQSAQSGFSGVFDLSGNAFEWEDACSGANGPADKCRLRGGGTNESALGLRCDYDLGIFARDFTNDLVGFRCCYP
- a CDS encoding FRG domain-containing protein, which gives rise to MAKPQPIGEYHFERPVEFLRTLMPGTARWYKKGKSSPRSWYFRGHGDARWELLPSIFRKALPHHDEFDAWRTRTRSDTLRLEVLAIRDFVSEANRVGLHVPGTSNAIRDLDGADEALWKPMDRSVEDGEWWPPDHLLEAFALAQHFGLPTRLLDWSRNPLSAAYFAAHDAITEAANTGPRDGRASTTTTRARPSAPPTHLAVWCLNKPFYARLFGFSKRFALIQTPSASNPRVHAQSGVFTIDRYTGPSSAMRYTPPALDEAIAQAHQTASDPLLRDVRDYSPGLVKICLPIGRAPELLQLLDEHGVTASTLFPGFSSVVQTLYDRVPLVLPSYVPAFRRLLNS
- a CDS encoding DUF2075 domain-containing protein, with product MDTCAATETSRVRSSSYGRPTGAGRRLGIGLYACLRSWHDAQVSDPLSIGLASRAWYHDTLDRFRATLPDAILGRLVANSAFAVLENQRDAWRAEIAFLQDSLAGLSGSLFLEFSIPRMGRRIDAVLLIGPVVFVVEFKVGATNFDAAAIDQVWDYALDLKNFHGASHPLPIVPILVATEASTVSVPPPRTDADGVYRPIAVDRSAFRAAIDLVFEGSSGEPVDAQQWLAAPYLPTPTIVEAARALYAQHSVEAIARHDAGAENLRVTSQHIEELIAEAKRAKRKVVCFVTGVPGAGKTLVGLNVATRRRDADAAAPAVYLSGNGPLVAVLRAALTRDEIARQKALGNQVRRGKVGESVKAFIQNVHHFRDEAIIDSGPPAEHVAIFDEAQRAWTLKQTAYFMRRKKNLPDFSQSEPEFLVSYMDRHADWSVVVCLVGGGQEINIGEAGIDSWLQAIQSKFPGWRMHISSRLTDAEYAAGHALDTVRSRPDTFFDDCLHLSVSMRSFRAENVSAFVKALLDRDVRTAAATYEQFADRYPIAITRDIEAAKAWVRRRARGSERYGLVASSKAMRLKPHAIDVRVDVDPVHWFLNDKDDTRSSYYLEDAATEFQVQGLELDWSCVTWDADLRFHDDRWGFHDFRGSKWTNVKHADNQRYLLNAYRVLLTRARQGMVIFVPPGNTADHTRPREYYDATFGYLAKVGLPTVA
- a CDS encoding PEGA domain-containing protein, whose protein sequence is MALTLAAPSVTHAEPAKPTAVELDRAAELFKKAKALHGSGKLDQARDLYTQAWTLHRSPDIAANLAACELALNKYRDAAEHFDFALRHLLAGTTQDQKARLTEGFEKAKKEIATVRLDVQPAGASVVIDGTTIGTSPIADDTFVEAGERKIRVTKAGHETYVGSFTVAKGESKTVRVALEANAAAGPAGTARPASTPPPGGNGSKSGPTGAAADTGGKPQSAVPAYIALGAGIVGLGAGIGFLVAASGKESDKDALLDEIPGTNKCGPGTIAAEKCAEVTSLSDDAKQFRTFGYVGFGVAAAGGVLTFLLWPRSSDSSSGTMIVPSVTARGTSLHLQGRF